The bacterium DNA segment GCGCGGTCCCCCGCGTCGAAGGCGATCGCGTCCTGCCCCTCCTTGCTCGTCGGCGAGGGCACGGCCGCGCGCAGCTGGGCGGCGATGCGCTCGGCGACCACCCGCGCGACCACCTCCTCGCGGCCGCGCGTGAAGCCCGAGCGCCAGGCCCCGAGGCTGGTCGCGAGCGCCCCGGAGATGATGACGCCCGCGACGGCGAGGATGCTCAGCGTCAGGATCAGCTCGATCAAGGTGAGGCCGCGGCGATCGAGGAAGGCGGCCCGCGGGTTCATGGCTTCGCCTCCGGCTTGCCGCGCGGCAGCAGCGTGAGCAGCTCCCAGCTCGGCCCGCCCTGCGTCGAGACGGTCAGCCGCGCCTGGACCAGCTCGGCGCCGTGCGGCTCGCCCGCCGCTCCGGCCGCGGGGGCCGGCGCCCCCACCGGTTCGAGCAGCCAGTGGCAGCCGCCGACGTCCCCCTCCTCCGGCGACTCCGGCGCCTTCTTGCGGGTCGCGAGATCGCCGAGGACCTGCTCGGCGACGATCGACAGCCGCGCGCTGTCCGCGGCCTCGCGGCGCAGCCGCAGGGTCATGGCGATCCCCGGAAAGATGACGCCGAGCCCGATCCCGAGGATCGCGAGCGCCACGAGGACCTCGAGCAGCGTGAACCCCGCCGCCCGCCCCCGCTGCGCGGGATCGTGCGGGCTAGAGCCGATTCTCGCGGACGAGGATCTCCGCGATCTGGACGGCATTGGTGGCCGCCCCCTTGCGGATGTTGTCGGCGCTGATCCAGAGGTTGAGGCCGTGCTCGACCGAGATGTCCTCGCGGATGCGGCCGACGAAGGTCAGGTCCTGCCCGGCGGCCTCGATCGGCATCGGGTAGCGACGGTTCACCGGGTCGTCGACGACCTTGACGCCCGGCGCCTTCTCCAGGAGCGCGCGCGCCTCGGCGGGCGTGAGCTTGCGCTCGGTCTCGATGTTCACGGCCTCGGAGTGCCCGTAGAAGACCGGGACGCGCACCGTGGTCGCCGTGACGCGGATCGACTCGTCCTCCATGATCTTCTTGGTCTCGTTGACCATCTTCATCTCTTCCTTCGTGTAGCCGTTCTCGAGGAAGACGTCGATCTGCGGGATGACGTTGAAGGCGATGCGGTACGGGAAGACCTTCGGCGTGACCTCGCGGGCGTTGAGCAGGTCCGCCGTCTGGTGGAACAGCTCGTCCATCGCTTTCTTGCCTGCGCCGGAGGTCGCCTGGTAGGTCGAGACCACCACGCGGCGGATGCGCGCCGCGTCGTGCAGCGGCTTGAGCACGACCACCATCTGGATCGTCGAGCAGTTCGGGTTGGCGATGATGCCCTTGTGCCGCGCAATCGCGTGCGGGTTGACCTCGGGGACCACCAGCGGCACCGCCGGGTCCATGCGGAAGGCGTTGGTGTTGTCGATGCAGATCGCGCCCGCGCGCGCCGCCACCGGGCAGAAGCGCTCCGAGACCTTGCCGCCGGCCGAGAAGAGCGCCACCTGCACGCCCGCGAAGGAGTCGTCGTTCAGCTCCTGCACGACGTATTCGCGGCCCTTGAACTCGACCTTCCTGCCCGCCGAGCGCTCCGAGGCCAGCGCCCGCAGCTCGCGCACCGGGAACTCGCGCTCCGCGAGCACCCGCAGCATCTCCTGCCCCACGGCGCCCGTCGCGCCGACCACCGCCACCGCATAGCCCTGCTCCGTCATCGCGTCCTCGCTTCCTTCGCTCATCGCTCGCCGGCGCCGCAGCGGCCCCGGCGTCACTTCACCTTCTGGCCCTTGAGCCAGGCCATGAGGCCGCCGGCGGCGACCAGTTCCATCATGAACGGCGGGATCGGCGCGAACGCGTAGCGCTCCCCCCGCGTGTGGTTCACGATCCGGCCGGCGGCCAGGTCGATCTCGACCTCGTCGCCCTCGGCGATCGCCGCCGCGGCCTCGGCGGACTCGATCGCCGGCAGGCCGACGTTGAAGGCGTTGCGGTAGAAGATGCGGGCGAACGTCGGCGCGATCACCGCGGCCACGCCGCAGCCCTTGAGCGCCATGGGGGCGTGCTCCCGCGAGGAGCCGCAGCCGAAGTTCTTCCCCGCGACCACCACGTCGCCCGGCTGGACGCGCCGCGGGAAGTCCGGGCTCACGGGTTCCATGCAGTGCGCCGCCAGTTCCAGCGGGTCGATGGTCGTCAGGTAGCGCGCCGGGATGATGATGTCGGTGTCGACGTCGGCGCCGAACTTCCAGGCCTTGCCCCTGATGGTCACGGGTGCACCCCCAGTTCCCCCGGGTGGGCGATCCGCCCGAGCACCGCGGAGGCGGCGGTCACTGCGGGTCCGGCGAGATAGACCTCGCTCTGGAGGTGGCCCATCCGCCCGAGGAAGTTGCGGTTCGAGGTCGCGACGGCGACCTCCCCCTTCGCGAGGATCCCCATGTGCCCGCCGAGGCAGGGGCCGCAGGTCGGCGTGCTCACCGCCGCGCCGGCCTCGACGAAGAGATCGAGCAGCCCCTCCTTCATCGCCTGGCGGTAGATGTTCTGGGTCGCCGGGATCACGATCATCCGCACGTCGGGATGGACCGTGCGGCCGCGCAGCACGGCGGCGGCCTCGCGCAGGTCCGAGATGCGGCCGTTCGTGCAGGACCCGACGAAGGCCTGGTCGATGCGCACCGAGGCGACCTCGCTCACGCCGACCACGTTCGCCGGGGAGTGCGGCTTCGCGACCTGGGGTTCCAGCCCCGAGACGTCGACCTCGTGCACGGAGACGTAGGCGGCGTCCGCGTCGCTGGCGAGCTTCGCGTAGGGCACGGCGGTGCGGCCCCTGAGGTACTCGTCGACGACCGCATCCGCGGCGATGATGCCGTTCTTGCCGCCGCCCTCGATGGCCATGTTGCACATCGTCAGGCGCCCGTCGATGCCGAGCTTCCCGATCGCCGGGCCGCAGAACTCCATCGCCGAGTAGAGCGCGCCGTCGACGCCGATCCTGCCGAGCACGGCGAGGATGTAGTCCTTGCCACCGACCCAGGGCTTCGGCGTCCCCGTGAAGACGAACTTCAGCGACGGCGGCACCTTGAGCCAGGTCCAGCCGGTGACCCAGGCCGCCGCGATGTCCGTGCTCCCCATGCCCGTCGCGAACGCGCCGAGCGCGCCGTAGGTGCAGGTGTGCGAGTCAGCGCCGACGATCACCATGCCGGGTCGCACCAGCCCCGCCTCGGGCAGCAGCGCGTGCTCGATGCCCATCCGTCCCAGTTCGAAGTAGTTCGTGATCCTGTGCTTGCGGGCGAACTCCCGCATCACCCGGCACTGCTCGGCGGACTGGATGTCCTTGTTCGGCGAGAAGTGGTCGGGCACGAGCACGACCTTCTCGCGGTCGAAGACCTCGGCCGCGCCCGCCTTCTCGAACTCCTGGATCGCCAGCGGCGCGGTGATGTCGTTGGCGAGCGCCAGGTCCACCGGCACCCGCACGATCTGTCCCGGCGAAACCGCCGCCTCGCCGGCCTTCGCCGCGAGGATCTTCTCGGTGATGGTCATGCCCATGATGTCAGCCTGCACTTTCCCTTTGTCGTCAATCGTCGAATAGTACCACGCATGAGGACAATGACAAACAGCGCCGGAGCCCCCCGCCGGCGCTCCGTTCGCATCCGCTTCGCTTCCCCGCGCCTGCGTGCTATTGTTGGCGCAGGTGCACCCGCAGCAGAGGGAAGAGGCGTGAGCGGCTACCAGAAGGTCCTCGTCGCTGTCGACGGCTCGGAGGCCGGCACCAACGCGCTGCGGCAGGCCTGCCGCCTCAGCGCCGGCAGCCCCTGGCCGCCGACGGTCATGACCGCCTACCCGCGCCTGAAGGACACCGAGGTCGAGGTCATCAGCGGACGCGAGGACATCGGCGCGGCGCTGCGTGCCGAGGCGACGAAGGTCCTCGAGCGGGCGCGCGCCGCCGCCGAGGAAGACGGCTTCACCCTGTCCTGGTCGAAGGCCGTCGAGGGTTCCCCGTTCGAGGCCATCGTCGAGACGGCGCTCGCCGGGCGCTATGACCTGATCGTCGTCGGGCGCCGCGGACGCACGCGCCTCGAGCGCGCCTTCATGGGCAGCGTCACGGCGCGCGTCATCGGCTACGCGGACACCGACGTCCTGGTCGTGCCCCGTGATGCCGAACTCGCCTGGGATCGCGTCCTCGTGCCCACGGACGGCTCCCGCCACAGCCGCGCCGCGGTCGAGAGGGCGGTCGATCTCGCCAGCCACTACCGGGCGGCACTCGATGTCGTCTCCGTCGTCGACGCCGCCGACGAGTTCCAGTTCGCCGAGACGCCGGCCAACCTGCGCCAGCTCCTGGCCGCGCACGCCCACCAGGCCGTCGACTCGGCAGTCGCGACGGCCGCGGCGGGCGGCATCAAGGCGGAGGGCTTCGTGGCCGAGGGCGCCGCGCACGCCGCCATCGCCGGGCTCGTCAGGGAGCGGGGCACCACGGTCGTCGTCATGGGCAGCCACGGCCGCGGCGGCCTGCGGCGACTGCTGATGGGGAGCGTCGCCGAGAAGGTGATCGGGGCGGTTTCCTGCCCGACGCTGGTCGCGCGGCTGTAGGACGAGGCACGGCGGCGCGCCCCCGCCCGCCGCGGGTGGCGCACCGCCGCTCCTGCCTCGAGGGGTTGATCGTCAGGTCGCCAGCACCGACACCACGGGGCAGAACAGCTCCTGCTCGAGCATGTTCTGCGCGAACTCCCGCAGCGTGTCGATGAAGGCCTCGTGCTGGATCTCCTTGGTCGGCGTCGGCACGATCACCATCTTGACGCCCCGGTCCCGCACCACGGCGCGGATCACCTGTTCGACGCCGCCCTGCTCCGTGTGGACCACGGCGGCGATGCCCGCGTCGCGGCAGTACTGCACCGCGCGGTCGAAGAAGCCCAGCACGTCCGCGTGCAGCCGCTGCTCCACGCCGTCGTACGGGGCGATCTCGTAGGTGGCGAAGGCCATCCGGTCGACGGCCGCGAACTCGGGGAGGATGTTGAGCAGGACGAGGCCGGCCCCGATCTCGCGCGCGCGCTCGTCGCCGTAGCGGATGGTCCTGCGGAACGGCAACCCCGGCTGGATCAGCACCACGATCTTCTTGTCCACGGCTTGCGCCTCCTCGTTTCCCCGCTGTTTCCGCTGCGCGCCCTAGGCCAGCGCCTGGGCCTGCGCGGCCAGCTTGCGCTCGTACACGACGCCCTTGAGCATCTTGACGATGATCAGGGCGCTGAGCCCGCACGCCGCCCCGAGCATCAGGTACCCGGAGTAGTTGTTCCAGGCCTTGTCCAGCGCGTACGCGCTCTGCATCACGTCCGACTGCTGCGCGATCCAGGCCTTGACGGCCGGCTTGTTCATCATGATCCACTCGCTGATCTGGCCGTTCTCCTTGAGGCCGCTCGTCGCCTTCGCCCAGGACTTCAGCGAGGGCTCGTAGACGGCCTTGTAGTTCGAGGCGACCTGCTTGAAGACGACTGCGACGCCCGAGAGCAGCATCGTCACCGCGAAGTAGAGGCGGATCACGAGGCCCTTGACGTACTTGGTGGCCACGGTGCCGAACTGGGCCCCGACGGCCGCGCCGCAGAGCATGACGACCGCGGCGAGCAGCTCGACGCGGGCCTTCATGGCGTAGGAGAAGGCGCCGTACGCGCCGGAGATCATGACCTCGAAGAGGTCCGTGCCGACGGCGATCGTGGTCGGGCAGCCGATGACGTAGAGCAGGGCCGGCATCCGGATGAAGCCGCCGCCGACGCCGAGGAAGCCGGCGAGGAAGCCGGTGAAGACCGCCATGCCGCCGACCACCCAGAGGGAGATCCTGATCCCCGAGGCCTTGAGGTTGATCATCGGCGGGATGTTCAGGCTCTGCATCTTCAGGGCCAGGCCCGACGCGCCGGCGTCCTTGACCTTGGCGCCCGATGCACCCCGGGTGAGCTTGTAGTAC contains these protein-coding regions:
- a CDS encoding 3-isopropylmalate dehydratase small subunit; this translates as MTIRGKAWKFGADVDTDIIIPARYLTTIDPLELAAHCMEPVSPDFPRRVQPGDVVVAGKNFGCGSSREHAPMALKGCGVAAVIAPTFARIFYRNAFNVGLPAIESAEAAAAIAEGDEVEIDLAAGRIVNHTRGERYAFAPIPPFMMELVAAGGLMAWLKGQKVK
- a CDS encoding universal stress protein encodes the protein MSGYQKVLVAVDGSEAGTNALRQACRLSAGSPWPPTVMTAYPRLKDTEVEVISGREDIGAALRAEATKVLERARAAAEEDGFTLSWSKAVEGSPFEAIVETALAGRYDLIVVGRRGRTRLERAFMGSVTARVIGYADTDVLVVPRDAELAWDRVLVPTDGSRHSRAAVERAVDLASHYRAALDVVSVVDAADEFQFAETPANLRQLLAAHAHQAVDSAVATAAAGGIKAEGFVAEGAAHAAIAGLVRERGTTVVVMGSHGRGGLRRLLMGSVAEKVIGAVSCPTLVARL
- a CDS encoding aspartate-semialdehyde dehydrogenase, with amino-acid sequence MSEGSEDAMTEQGYAVAVVGATGAVGQEMLRVLAEREFPVRELRALASERSAGRKVEFKGREYVVQELNDDSFAGVQVALFSAGGKVSERFCPVAARAGAICIDNTNAFRMDPAVPLVVPEVNPHAIARHKGIIANPNCSTIQMVVVLKPLHDAARIRRVVVSTYQATSGAGKKAMDELFHQTADLLNAREVTPKVFPYRIAFNVIPQIDVFLENGYTKEEMKMVNETKKIMEDESIRVTATTVRVPVFYGHSEAVNIETERKLTPAEARALLEKAPGVKVVDDPVNRRYPMPIEAAGQDLTFVGRIREDISVEHGLNLWISADNIRKGAATNAVQIAEILVRENRL
- a CDS encoding sulfite exporter TauE/SafE family protein; its protein translation is MLTLPIAGVEIMAWQLVLLGLTVGVIGGFFGVGGAFMVTPALNVFGFPMAYAIGTDMAHIAGKSIVATAKHRKLGNVDMRLGLIMILFTGIGIELGATLIMYLEKLGRIGPIVRITYMTLLFGLGIYMLYEYYKLTRGASGAKVKDAGASGLALKMQSLNIPPMINLKASGIRISLWVVGGMAVFTGFLAGFLGVGGGFIRMPALLYVIGCPTTIAVGTDLFEVMISGAYGAFSYAMKARVELLAAVVMLCGAAVGAQFGTVATKYVKGLVIRLYFAVTMLLSGVAVVFKQVASNYKAVYEPSLKSWAKATSGLKENGQISEWIMMNKPAVKAWIAQQSDVMQSAYALDKAWNNYSGYLMLGAACGLSALIIVKMLKGVVYERKLAAQAQALA
- the leuC gene encoding 3-isopropylmalate dehydratase large subunit, with translation MGMTITEKILAAKAGEAAVSPGQIVRVPVDLALANDITAPLAIQEFEKAGAAEVFDREKVVLVPDHFSPNKDIQSAEQCRVMREFARKHRITNYFELGRMGIEHALLPEAGLVRPGMVIVGADSHTCTYGALGAFATGMGSTDIAAAWVTGWTWLKVPPSLKFVFTGTPKPWVGGKDYILAVLGRIGVDGALYSAMEFCGPAIGKLGIDGRLTMCNMAIEGGGKNGIIAADAVVDEYLRGRTAVPYAKLASDADAAYVSVHEVDVSGLEPQVAKPHSPANVVGVSEVASVRIDQAFVGSCTNGRISDLREAAAVLRGRTVHPDVRMIVIPATQNIYRQAMKEGLLDLFVEAGAAVSTPTCGPCLGGHMGILAKGEVAVATSNRNFLGRMGHLQSEVYLAGPAVTAASAVLGRIAHPGELGVHP
- a CDS encoding type II secretion system protein, producing MPSRSRRSSSARIGSSPHDPAQRGRAAGFTLLEVLVALAILGIGLGVIFPGIAMTLRLRREAADSARLSIVAEQVLGDLATRKKAPESPEEGDVGGCHWLLEPVGAPAPAAGAAGEPHGAELVQARLTVSTQGGPSWELLTLLPRGKPEAKP